In Gimesia benthica, a single window of DNA contains:
- a CDS encoding ThuA domain-containing protein: protein MKSLSFLIACCLSTLFLGTAFVSEARAEKKPHVVFVTGDDEYRSEESMPMLAKILKRDYGFDVTVCYSLDDEGNISPGNQKSISGLEALDDADLMVLFTRFRDLPPEQFQHFLNYVKSGKPVVGFRTATHAFMFRDPKSPFKAWNDQKIAELVGQKWITHHGHFGDGHEYLTEVTVNEEAAEHPILRGVKPYKAYSWLYHVDGGSEGHQLAGDSKPLLTGRSLKSGHEQKGNLDKYPLTNPVAWTKTYKGADGTQGRVFFTTTAHPFDFKDPNVRKLALNGILWSLGREAEIPSQGANTDTVDDYDPNNSGTGPKKYKTGLKPEKL, encoded by the coding sequence ATGAAATCGTTGTCTTTTCTGATCGCGTGTTGTCTATCCACCTTGTTTCTGGGGACTGCCTTTGTGAGTGAAGCCCGGGCAGAGAAGAAGCCGCATGTGGTGTTCGTTACCGGCGATGATGAGTACCGGTCTGAAGAATCGATGCCGATGCTGGCCAAGATTCTGAAACGGGATTACGGTTTCGATGTCACCGTCTGTTATTCCCTGGATGATGAGGGCAATATCTCACCCGGGAATCAGAAATCGATCAGTGGCCTGGAAGCCCTCGACGATGCAGACCTGATGGTGCTCTTCACGCGGTTTCGCGATCTGCCTCCCGAACAGTTCCAGCACTTCCTGAACTATGTGAAGTCGGGGAAACCAGTTGTCGGTTTCCGGACAGCCACACATGCTTTCATGTTCCGAGATCCGAAGAGCCCCTTCAAGGCGTGGAACGATCAGAAAATCGCCGAACTGGTTGGGCAGAAGTGGATCACCCACCACGGACATTTCGGTGACGGGCACGAATACCTGACGGAAGTCACCGTGAATGAGGAGGCTGCAGAACATCCGATTTTGCGGGGCGTTAAACCGTACAAGGCGTATTCCTGGCTGTATCATGTGGATGGTGGCAGCGAAGGGCATCAACTGGCGGGGGACAGCAAGCCCCTGTTGACGGGACGCTCGCTCAAATCCGGTCATGAGCAGAAAGGCAACCTCGATAAATATCCGCTGACCAACCCGGTCGCCTGGACCAAGACTTACAAGGGAGCAGACGGAACCCAGGGCCGTGTCTTCTTTACCACGACGGCGCACCCTTTTGACTTCAAAGATCCCAACGTGCGGAAGCTGGCACTCAACGGAATTCTGTGGTCGCTGGGCAGGGAAGCAGAGATTCCCTCCCAGGGAGCAAACACGGATACCGTCGATGACTATGATCCGAACAACTCCGGCACCGGGCCGAAAAAATATAAAACAGGGCTGAAACCGGAAAAACTCTGA
- a CDS encoding SGNH/GDSL hydrolase family protein, with translation MNYARSPFRLLSALLCLVLCHASTELSAATPENLPEVSNKNIHLRGSYQNSKQKFESTKTGHVAFLGGSITEMNGYRPMVCEFLEKTFPETKFTFTNAGISSTCSNTGAFRTNRDVLSQGPVDLFFVEFAVNDDQDAGHSREAAIRGMEGVIAQIRRHNPYADIVMVHFVNPSMLETIQQKKKPLSSSSHEQVAKHYQISTIDLASEVARLIDADQLTWKQYGGTHPAPFGNAICAAMIDKLLTRAWQESGPKEKHSTPDQPLDAFSFRNGRLINVKQAKQVSGWEIKIPDWESIPGSKRSRFTSIPMLCAEQPGAELELDFEGTALGAFIVAGPDAGQLEVSIDGGPFKTHDLYHHYSKGLHYPRTVVFNSELKPGKHQAKIRVSPKSSSPGHAARIMYFTGN, from the coding sequence ATGAACTATGCCCGATCCCCGTTTCGTCTGCTGTCTGCCCTCCTCTGCCTGGTTTTATGTCATGCCTCGACTGAATTGAGCGCAGCCACTCCGGAGAACCTGCCCGAAGTCTCAAACAAAAACATTCATCTGCGCGGCAGCTATCAGAACAGCAAACAGAAATTCGAATCTACTAAAACGGGCCATGTCGCTTTCCTGGGTGGCTCAATCACCGAAATGAACGGCTATCGACCGATGGTCTGTGAGTTCCTGGAAAAGACTTTCCCCGAGACCAAATTCACATTTACCAACGCCGGCATCTCCTCCACCTGCTCGAACACGGGTGCGTTTCGTACGAATCGCGATGTTCTCAGCCAGGGACCGGTCGATCTCTTCTTCGTCGAGTTCGCTGTGAATGACGATCAGGATGCAGGGCACTCCCGGGAAGCCGCGATTCGCGGGATGGAAGGAGTGATCGCCCAGATCCGGCGGCACAATCCTTATGCCGACATCGTCATGGTGCATTTCGTGAACCCGTCGATGCTGGAAACCATTCAACAGAAGAAAAAGCCGCTCTCCAGTTCCAGTCATGAGCAGGTTGCGAAACACTACCAGATTTCAACCATCGATCTGGCCAGTGAAGTCGCCCGTCTGATCGACGCTGACCAACTGACCTGGAAACAGTATGGTGGAACACACCCGGCTCCTTTCGGTAATGCCATTTGTGCCGCCATGATTGATAAGCTGCTGACTCGTGCCTGGCAGGAATCCGGACCAAAAGAAAAACATTCCACACCGGATCAGCCGCTGGATGCTTTCAGTTTCCGCAATGGCCGTTTGATTAACGTTAAGCAAGCGAAACAAGTATCGGGCTGGGAGATCAAGATTCCTGACTGGGAATCCATTCCGGGTAGCAAACGCAGTCGCTTTACCAGCATCCCCATGTTGTGTGCAGAGCAACCGGGTGCCGAACTGGAGTTGGATTTTGAGGGAACCGCACTAGGCGCGTTCATTGTCGCCGGCCCCGATGCAGGTCAGCTGGAAGTCAGCATCGATGGTGGACCGTTCAAAACACACGATCTGTACCATCATTACAGCAAAGGCCTGCACTATCCCCGCACAGTGGTTTTTAACAGCGAACTCAAACCAGGCAAGCATCAGGCGAAAATCCGGGTGAGTCCGAAATCGTCCAGCCCGGGACATGCTGCCCGCATCATGTACTTCACCGGCAACTGA
- a CDS encoding M3 family metallopeptidase — MDQQQPLSDNPLLVLEGLPRFDEIEPEHIKPAVKSLLEQSEASLRKIESEAQPSWEGLMQPLEELDYPWERSWGSVGHLLGVRNTPELREAYESVLPEIVAFSLSVRQSKPIYEAMKAIRDNGSWDQLNDAQKRIIEKRILSAELAGIGLSGDDLKRFNEIATELSQLSTRFANNVLDATKAYTLLITDSKDVAGFPDSLKQLAAQSYNTWDDKDADTEATADAGPWRITLDFPCFGPFMQHCRNRILREQVYRAFITRASEGEYDNTSLIPQILQLRQEKAKLLGYANFAEVSLAEKMAPGIDAVLEMEEQLRSSSWDNGQQDLADLQEYAKEQGETEPIIQWDFSFWSERLREKRFSYTDEQLRPYFSLEKVLDGLFSLVNRIFGITVTPAAETVPLWNKDVRFFHIADEAGKTIAGFYLDPYARPADKRGGAWMDDCLGRKLVNGEVQLPVAHLVCNSTPPVGNKPSLMTFREVETLFHEFGHGLQHMLTTIDEADAAGINGVEWDAVELASQFMENWCYHKPTLLGMAKHYETGETLPDELFEKIKAARNFQAGTQMLRQIQFGVVDLKLHSEFDPAGEKSVFDVQREISQTTSVLPMLPEDRFLCSFQHIFAGGYAAGYFSYKWAEVLSADAFSAFEEAGLDNEQAVAETGRRFRDTILAMGGSRHPMDLFKEFRGREPSPEPLLRHSGLL, encoded by the coding sequence ATGGATCAGCAACAGCCTCTGTCAGACAATCCGCTTCTGGTACTGGAGGGCCTTCCCCGCTTCGATGAAATTGAGCCTGAGCATATTAAACCCGCAGTGAAATCCCTGCTGGAACAGTCGGAAGCAAGCCTGCGTAAAATCGAAAGCGAAGCACAGCCAAGTTGGGAAGGCTTGATGCAACCGCTCGAAGAACTCGATTACCCCTGGGAACGCTCCTGGGGTTCCGTGGGACATCTACTGGGAGTGAGAAACACACCCGAATTACGGGAAGCCTATGAAAGTGTACTCCCCGAAATCGTCGCTTTTTCGCTGAGTGTCAGACAAAGCAAGCCGATCTATGAAGCCATGAAGGCCATCCGAGACAACGGCTCCTGGGATCAGTTGAATGATGCCCAGAAACGCATTATCGAAAAGCGAATCCTCTCTGCAGAGCTGGCCGGCATCGGTCTCTCGGGAGACGATTTAAAGCGATTTAATGAAATTGCCACCGAGCTGTCCCAGCTCTCCACCCGTTTCGCCAACAACGTGCTGGATGCAACCAAAGCCTACACGCTCCTGATTACAGACAGCAAAGATGTAGCGGGATTCCCCGACAGTCTGAAGCAGCTTGCGGCCCAATCCTACAACACCTGGGACGATAAAGACGCAGACACCGAAGCCACCGCGGATGCGGGTCCCTGGCGAATCACGCTCGACTTCCCCTGCTTCGGTCCTTTCATGCAACATTGTCGCAACCGCATTTTGAGAGAGCAGGTTTACCGCGCATTCATTACCCGTGCATCGGAAGGGGAATACGATAATACATCGCTCATTCCCCAGATCCTCCAGTTACGCCAGGAAAAAGCAAAGCTTCTGGGCTACGCGAATTTTGCAGAAGTCAGCCTGGCTGAAAAAATGGCGCCCGGCATTGATGCGGTTCTCGAAATGGAAGAACAGCTGCGAAGTTCTTCCTGGGATAACGGACAGCAGGACCTGGCTGATCTGCAGGAGTACGCGAAAGAGCAGGGAGAAACCGAACCCATCATTCAATGGGATTTCTCATTCTGGTCAGAGCGGCTCCGTGAAAAACGCTTCAGTTACACCGACGAACAGCTGCGACCTTATTTCTCACTGGAGAAAGTTCTGGACGGTCTGTTCAGCCTGGTAAACCGGATCTTCGGCATTACGGTAACTCCCGCTGCAGAGACCGTTCCGCTCTGGAATAAAGATGTGCGTTTCTTCCACATCGCGGATGAAGCAGGTAAAACGATCGCCGGGTTCTACCTCGATCCCTACGCCCGTCCTGCAGACAAGCGGGGTGGTGCCTGGATGGATGACTGCCTGGGTCGCAAGCTGGTCAATGGGGAAGTTCAGCTTCCGGTCGCACATCTGGTCTGTAACTCGACTCCACCTGTAGGAAACAAGCCTTCGCTGATGACCTTCCGGGAAGTGGAAACTCTGTTCCATGAATTCGGACATGGTCTGCAGCACATGCTGACCACGATTGATGAAGCCGATGCCGCTGGCATTAATGGCGTTGAGTGGGATGCCGTCGAACTGGCCAGCCAGTTCATGGAAAACTGGTGCTATCACAAACCGACCCTGCTGGGGATGGCCAAGCATTACGAAACGGGTGAAACCCTGCCCGATGAACTCTTTGAAAAAATCAAGGCGGCCCGCAACTTCCAGGCAGGAACTCAGATGCTGCGTCAGATTCAGTTCGGCGTGGTCGATCTGAAACTGCACAGCGAATTTGATCCTGCGGGTGAAAAATCGGTCTTCGATGTCCAGCGGGAAATCAGCCAGACGACGTCTGTTCTGCCAATGCTCCCTGAAGACCGTTTCCTCTGTTCGTTCCAGCACATTTTTGCAGGCGGGTACGCAGCCGGTTACTTCAGTTACAAATGGGCCGAGGTTCTCAGTGCAGACGCCTTCAGCGCCTTTGAAGAAGCGGGTCTGGATAACGAGCAGGCCGTTGCCGAAACCGGCCGTCGGTTCCGAGATACCATCCTGGCGATGGGAGGCAGTCGGCATCCAATGGATCTCTTCAAGGAGTTCCGCGGACGCGAGCCCAGCCCTGAACCATTGTTACGTCATTCCGGACTGCTGTAA
- a CDS encoding DUF1802 family protein yields MQAENQIAFKEWGAICASLAEGRQSLIVRKGGIHEGRDGFRVEHREFWLFPTRFHQDADQLQAGQENLLSQPYAQEPAAGQIRLGLYAVVEQVLELQEESQLTGLEELQVLNQETLAQRFVYKRPGLYVLLVRAYQMPQPFEIEDEARYGGCRSWVELTQAYSTEGATPILTEEQFQQQKQALETWLS; encoded by the coding sequence ATGCAGGCAGAAAATCAGATCGCCTTTAAAGAGTGGGGAGCTATCTGTGCTTCCCTGGCAGAGGGGCGACAGTCGCTGATCGTACGGAAGGGGGGCATTCACGAAGGCCGCGATGGCTTTCGTGTTGAACATCGTGAGTTCTGGCTCTTCCCGACCCGCTTCCACCAGGACGCGGATCAATTGCAGGCAGGGCAGGAGAACCTGTTGTCGCAACCTTATGCGCAAGAACCTGCAGCCGGTCAGATCAGGCTTGGACTGTACGCCGTGGTTGAGCAGGTGCTCGAGCTGCAAGAGGAGTCACAACTCACTGGTCTGGAAGAACTGCAGGTCCTCAACCAGGAGACGCTCGCACAACGTTTTGTGTATAAGCGTCCCGGGTTGTACGTTCTGCTGGTTAGGGCGTATCAGATGCCGCAGCCCTTTGAGATCGAAGATGAAGCCCGTTACGGCGGTTGCCGTTCCTGGGTAGAACTCACTCAGGCTTATTCAACAGAGGGGGCAACGCCGATTTTGACCGAGGAACAGTTTCAGCAGCAGAAACAGGCCCTGGAAACCTGGTTGAGCTGA
- a CDS encoding TrkH family potassium uptake protein produces the protein MNWLLLCRLLGLVGMLVGASMVFSLPWAFPVFGEAVEFESAGFWGICGAIACSLVSGSLLYLAGRKEHGTILRKEALAVVGLSWIYSGVLGCLPFLFSGSMVSPDVPMTVPDALFESISGFTTTGASVLRELEDPKLIPRCVLFWRSFTHCLGGMGIIVLFVAILSHLGAGGKALMRREVPGPTSEAVRPRVRESAIVMWTIYVAFTLVLALILWLEGMSVFDAFCHSFGSMATGGFSTHNASVGYFNSSLIEFTIAVFMVAAGTNFSLYFLSLKNMRSHDFSWKSMVAPLRNDIEFRTYLLILSGAIIFLTYNLINNHIYDTLPDALRYAGFQAVSIMTTTGYGTGDFDTWNESSKMLLLLLMFVGGCAGSTAGGIKVIRVVLFAKIIWLEIEKSFRPNVVRPLRIGTTNIEQGIRNDVTVYFSLVLVIFIFSSLLLTAIEPNTEWQTNKPEKLIDCTSAVVATLNNIGPGVGELGPTENYADFTLTGKVILTILMLLGRLELFAILVLFVPSFWKNY, from the coding sequence ATGAATTGGTTGCTTCTCTGCCGACTGCTGGGCCTGGTAGGCATGCTGGTCGGTGCGTCAATGGTATTCAGTCTCCCCTGGGCATTCCCCGTTTTTGGAGAGGCTGTCGAATTTGAATCCGCGGGTTTCTGGGGCATCTGTGGTGCGATTGCCTGCAGTCTGGTCTCCGGTTCCCTGCTCTACCTGGCCGGGCGAAAAGAGCATGGCACGATCCTGCGCAAAGAGGCGCTCGCCGTTGTCGGCTTGAGCTGGATTTATTCCGGTGTCCTGGGCTGCCTCCCCTTTCTGTTCTCCGGCTCGATGGTCTCCCCCGACGTTCCGATGACAGTTCCCGATGCGCTATTCGAATCGATCTCCGGTTTCACAACAACAGGAGCCTCGGTACTCAGAGAGCTGGAAGATCCGAAGCTGATACCGCGCTGCGTCCTCTTCTGGCGGAGTTTCACCCACTGCCTGGGTGGTATGGGAATCATCGTGCTGTTCGTCGCAATCCTGAGTCATCTGGGTGCGGGGGGCAAAGCGCTCATGCGGCGCGAAGTACCCGGCCCGACCAGTGAAGCGGTCCGTCCGCGGGTGCGCGAATCAGCGATCGTCATGTGGACCATCTATGTCGCCTTCACCCTCGTGCTGGCGCTGATCCTCTGGCTGGAAGGTATGAGCGTCTTCGATGCATTCTGCCACAGTTTCGGATCGATGGCGACCGGGGGTTTCAGTACGCACAACGCCAGTGTCGGGTATTTCAACAGCTCACTGATTGAATTTACGATCGCGGTATTCATGGTGGCAGCGGGAACCAACTTCTCGCTTTACTTCCTTTCGTTAAAAAACATGCGTTCGCACGATTTCTCCTGGAAGAGTATGGTCGCCCCGCTGCGCAATGATATTGAGTTCCGCACCTACCTGTTGATTCTCAGTGGTGCAATCATCTTTCTGACCTATAACCTGATTAACAACCATATTTACGACACCCTGCCCGACGCCCTGCGTTATGCCGGCTTTCAGGCGGTCTCCATCATGACCACCACCGGCTACGGGACCGGCGACTTCGATACCTGGAATGAATCGTCCAAAATGCTGCTGCTGTTACTGATGTTTGTGGGAGGCTGTGCCGGTTCGACGGCGGGGGGCATCAAGGTCATTCGCGTTGTACTGTTTGCCAAGATCATCTGGCTGGAAATCGAAAAATCGTTTCGCCCGAACGTGGTCCGTCCTCTGCGAATTGGCACTACGAACATCGAACAGGGGATTCGTAATGACGTCACCGTGTACTTCAGCCTGGTGCTGGTCATCTTCATCTTCAGCAGTCTGTTGCTGACCGCCATCGAACCCAATACCGAGTGGCAGACAAACAAACCGGAAAAGCTGATCGACTGCACCAGTGCCGTGGTCGCCACCTTGAATAATATCGGCCCGGGGGTCGGCGAACTGGGTCCGACCGAAAACTATGCCGACTTCACGCTCACGGGGAAAGTCATCCTGACGATCCTCATGCTGCTGGGCCGCCTGGAACTGTTTGCCATCCTGGTCCTGTTCGTTCCCTCCTTCTGGAAGAATTACTGA
- a CDS encoding FG-GAP repeat domain-containing protein — protein MLARHLLRTPFYLCLLCLALSASAFTQAEELEQLTYQNPQLEVDLGVGLWAWPLPMDYDGDGDLDLLVSCPDKPSNGTYFFENKSDGKDSMPVFEPGVRLGKGYHNTCLSFVNGKPRVLVAGREVIDFKQHGFDKLTDLPVERNVHGGKVRANQWYYVDYDGDGDQDLVVGVGDWSDYGWDDAYNQLGQWTNGPLRGYVYVLNNEGTDAKPEYAKPARIKVGDKDLEVFGWPSPNFADFDDDGDLDLICGEFLDQLTYFENTGSRTEPQYTLGRRLASNGDPIQMDLQMIVPKAIDWDKDGDIDLIVGDEDGRVAFIENTGELIGGVPQFLPPRYFRQKAAGVKFGALATPYAFDWDGDGDEDLICGNTAGYIGFFENLDGNARSPRLAAPRYLQAGGRPIRIQAGPNGSIQGPCEAKWGYTTQTVADWDQDGLPDLLVNSIWGEILLFKNIGTRTEPKLAPAQTIDVEWKAAVPKPAWNWWDPRGKQLVTQWRTTPVAVDWNQDGLMDLVMLDHEGYLAFFKRVKEGDQLKLLPGERIFVDESLKPIQMNKKRAGGSGRYKLHVVDWDGDGRLDLLVNSTNADFYRNLKTVDGKVVLKNEGPLSQRKLAGHTSSPCTVDWDQDGVRDLIVGAEDGYLYWMKNPNSPQK, from the coding sequence ATGCTCGCTCGACACCTGCTTCGTACGCCTTTTTACCTTTGTCTCTTGTGTCTGGCTCTCTCTGCCTCTGCTTTTACCCAGGCTGAGGAACTTGAACAATTGACGTATCAGAATCCGCAACTGGAAGTGGATCTGGGCGTCGGCTTATGGGCCTGGCCTTTACCGATGGATTATGATGGCGACGGCGATCTGGATCTGCTCGTTTCCTGCCCCGACAAACCATCGAACGGCACTTATTTCTTTGAAAACAAGTCGGATGGCAAAGATTCGATGCCGGTATTCGAGCCGGGGGTCAGACTGGGCAAAGGCTATCATAATACGTGCCTTTCCTTTGTGAACGGCAAGCCACGTGTACTGGTCGCCGGTCGGGAAGTGATCGATTTTAAACAGCATGGGTTTGATAAACTCACCGATCTGCCCGTTGAACGGAATGTGCACGGCGGCAAGGTGCGGGCCAATCAATGGTATTACGTGGACTACGACGGTGACGGCGACCAGGATCTGGTGGTCGGTGTTGGCGACTGGAGCGACTACGGTTGGGACGATGCCTACAACCAACTGGGGCAATGGACCAACGGACCCCTCCGCGGATATGTGTATGTGCTCAACAATGAGGGGACTGATGCCAAACCAGAGTATGCTAAGCCTGCCCGCATCAAAGTGGGCGATAAGGACCTCGAAGTCTTTGGCTGGCCGTCTCCCAACTTTGCCGACTTCGATGATGATGGTGATCTGGACCTGATTTGTGGAGAATTTCTGGATCAGCTGACCTACTTCGAAAACACCGGTTCCAGGACTGAGCCGCAGTATACACTCGGGCGGCGTCTGGCGAGCAATGGGGATCCGATTCAGATGGATCTGCAAATGATCGTTCCCAAGGCGATTGACTGGGACAAGGATGGCGATATCGATCTGATTGTCGGTGATGAAGATGGTCGCGTTGCATTCATTGAGAATACCGGAGAACTGATTGGTGGCGTCCCCCAATTTTTACCACCCCGCTATTTCCGTCAGAAAGCGGCTGGTGTCAAATTTGGCGCCCTGGCAACTCCTTATGCCTTCGACTGGGATGGCGATGGGGACGAAGATCTGATCTGTGGAAATACCGCTGGTTACATTGGCTTCTTCGAAAATCTGGATGGCAATGCTCGGTCGCCACGACTGGCAGCCCCTCGCTATCTGCAGGCTGGAGGACGACCGATTCGCATTCAGGCGGGCCCCAATGGTTCGATTCAGGGCCCCTGTGAAGCGAAGTGGGGTTATACGACACAGACTGTGGCAGACTGGGATCAGGATGGACTACCGGATCTGCTGGTGAATTCGATCTGGGGAGAGATTCTGCTGTTTAAGAACATCGGCACCCGGACTGAGCCCAAACTGGCGCCGGCACAGACGATTGACGTCGAGTGGAAAGCAGCAGTTCCCAAACCAGCCTGGAACTGGTGGGATCCACGGGGAAAACAACTGGTCACTCAGTGGCGGACAACTCCCGTCGCTGTCGACTGGAACCAGGACGGACTGATGGACCTGGTGATGCTGGATCACGAAGGGTATCTCGCCTTCTTTAAGCGAGTTAAAGAGGGAGATCAGCTCAAGCTGCTGCCCGGTGAGCGGATCTTTGTCGATGAATCGCTCAAACCGATTCAAATGAACAAAAAGCGGGCCGGAGGCAGTGGACGCTACAAACTGCACGTAGTCGACTGGGACGGCGATGGTCGCCTGGACCTGCTGGTCAACAGCACAAACGCGGACTTCTACCGCAACCTGAAGACCGTGGATGGAAAAGTGGTCCTGAAGAATGAGGGGCCGCTCAGTCAGCGCAAACTGGCCGGCCATACCAGCAGTCCCTGCACGGTCGACTGGGATCAAGATGGCGTTCGTGATCTGATTGTCGGGGCGGAAGACGGCTATCTCTACTGGATGAAAAATCCGAACTCACCCCAAAAGTAA
- a CDS encoding alpha/beta fold hydrolase: MLQRSAAWAVVVWLSAYATVCQAQDLPDSQNLNELWNRLSEKVPAMKTMGGRQFWGDVQFFQGWKIQQNVISQHYRLLDPSDQRHASGTLAECRQKLAEIREDRKLPPMQGRAVILIHGIIRSSKSFEKMRLACLKEGWITIPFDYPSTQKTIPENAQFLGQVIKSLEGVEEIDLVVHSMGGLVVRSWLDQQEEVDPRVRRMVMLGVPNRGADMADRFRSNLLFKVVYGPAGQQLVTELNGDFISSLPTPTFPFGVIAGGRDTLKGFNPLIRGDDDGTVSVSSTRLPGAADFVLLPVLHSFMMNDPQSISHTLRFLKTGKFRESGESQPIPEVEAAAAP, translated from the coding sequence ATGTTACAGCGATCTGCAGCCTGGGCAGTCGTGGTATGGCTGTCGGCTTATGCGACTGTCTGTCAGGCACAAGACCTGCCCGACAGTCAGAATCTGAATGAACTCTGGAATCGCCTCTCTGAGAAGGTACCGGCAATGAAAACAATGGGTGGACGTCAATTCTGGGGCGATGTGCAGTTTTTTCAAGGCTGGAAAATTCAACAGAATGTGATCAGCCAGCACTACCGCCTGCTTGATCCCAGTGATCAGCGGCATGCCAGTGGAACTCTCGCGGAATGCCGGCAGAAGCTCGCAGAAATCAGAGAGGACCGCAAGCTTCCTCCGATGCAGGGCCGGGCGGTGATTCTGATTCATGGGATCATCCGTTCTTCCAAGTCCTTTGAAAAAATGAGACTGGCCTGCCTCAAAGAGGGCTGGATTACGATTCCCTTTGATTATCCTAGTACCCAGAAGACGATCCCGGAGAATGCCCAGTTCCTCGGGCAGGTGATTAAATCGCTGGAAGGCGTTGAGGAGATCGATCTGGTTGTCCACAGCATGGGCGGTCTCGTGGTACGCTCCTGGTTGGATCAGCAGGAGGAAGTCGATCCTCGTGTCAGACGCATGGTCATGCTGGGAGTCCCCAATCGGGGGGCAGACATGGCAGACCGCTTTCGTTCGAATCTTCTATTCAAAGTTGTTTACGGGCCAGCGGGTCAGCAGCTGGTGACCGAATTGAACGGGGACTTCATTTCGAGTCTGCCGACACCTACCTTTCCATTTGGAGTCATTGCCGGCGGCCGGGATACCTTGAAAGGCTTTAATCCTCTGATCCGAGGTGACGATGACGGTACAGTCAGCGTCAGTAGCACGCGACTGCCGGGAGCCGCGGATTTTGTTCTGTTGCCCGTGCTGCACTCTTTTATGATGAATGATCCCCAGTCAATTTCACATACCCTGCGGTTCCTCAAGACCGGAAAATTCCGCGAATCTGGTGAATCACAGCCGATTCCTGAGGTCGAAGCTGCGGCGGCCCCTTAA
- a CDS encoding nucleotide sugar dehydrogenase, translating to MANQLEQAIKDKSAIIGIIGLGYVGLPLIDAFVNTGFKTMGFDVDQNKVDQLQAGKSYIKHIPSETVAKWIAKEQFEATADFSRMKEADALLICVPTPLTTSRDPDLTYVENTAKVIAETLRPGQLVVLESTTYPTTTRDVMLPILDNAGLKVGEDYYLAYSPEREDPGNPDFSAAGIPKVVGGMEENSLRIASALYSHAVVNVIQVSSPEVAEACKILENTYRAVNIAMVNELKTLFDRMDIDVWEVIDAAKTKPFGFQAFYPGPGLGGHCIPIDPFYLSWLARKEGQTTRFIELAGEVNTRMPRYVIDRLAEFMNEKAKPLKGSKICMLGVAYKKDVDDPRESPSFHLLDLLMERGVDFTYNDPHIPKLPKMRHHDVPAMESQELTPEYLAAQDCVLIATDHSAYDYDFIVKHSQMVLDTRNATKNVTEGREKIFKA from the coding sequence ATGGCAAATCAGCTTGAGCAGGCGATCAAGGACAAATCAGCAATTATTGGCATTATCGGCCTGGGCTACGTCGGGCTCCCGCTGATTGACGCGTTCGTCAACACTGGTTTCAAAACAATGGGGTTTGACGTTGATCAGAACAAAGTCGATCAACTGCAGGCCGGCAAAAGTTATATTAAGCACATCCCATCCGAAACCGTTGCCAAATGGATAGCGAAAGAGCAGTTCGAAGCGACCGCCGACTTCTCCCGGATGAAAGAAGCAGACGCCCTGCTGATCTGTGTTCCAACTCCCCTGACCACGAGCCGGGACCCCGACCTGACCTATGTGGAAAACACCGCGAAAGTCATCGCGGAAACCCTGCGGCCCGGTCAACTGGTCGTGCTGGAAAGTACCACTTATCCCACGACGACCCGGGACGTCATGCTACCCATTCTGGACAACGCCGGCCTGAAAGTGGGCGAAGATTATTACCTCGCCTACAGCCCCGAACGCGAAGATCCCGGCAACCCTGACTTCTCAGCAGCCGGCATCCCCAAAGTGGTCGGCGGTATGGAAGAAAACAGCCTGCGGATTGCTTCGGCCCTCTACTCACACGCAGTGGTGAATGTGATCCAGGTCTCGTCTCCGGAAGTCGCCGAAGCCTGTAAGATTCTGGAGAATACCTACCGGGCCGTGAACATCGCGATGGTCAACGAACTCAAAACACTCTTCGATCGCATGGACATCGATGTCTGGGAAGTCATCGACGCTGCCAAGACCAAGCCTTTCGGGTTCCAGGCATTTTATCCCGGTCCCGGACTGGGTGGACACTGTATTCCCATCGATCCGTTCTACCTCAGCTGGCTGGCACGTAAAGAAGGTCAGACAACCCGCTTCATCGAACTGGCCGGTGAAGTCAACACCCGCATGCCGCGTTACGTGATTGACCGGCTGGCGGAATTCATGAACGAAAAAGCAAAACCACTCAAAGGCAGTAAGATCTGCATGCTGGGTGTGGCTTATAAAAAAGATGTCGACGATCCGCGTGAAAGTCCTTCGTTCCACCTGCTGGATCTGCTGATGGAGCGGGGCGTGGACTTCACCTACAACGATCCCCACATTCCGAAACTGCCCAAGATGCGGCATCACGATGTACCTGCGATGGAAAGCCAGGAACTCACCCCCGAGTATCTGGCAGCTCAGGATTGTGTACTGATCGCAACAGACCACAGTGCTTATGACTATGACTTTATCGTCAAGCACAGCCAGATGGTTCTCGACACACGCAATGCAACCAAGAATGTGACTGAAGGCCGCGAGAAAATCTTTAAAGCCTGA